A genomic segment from Pleurodeles waltl isolate 20211129_DDA chromosome 9, aPleWal1.hap1.20221129, whole genome shotgun sequence encodes:
- the CISH gene encoding cytokine-inducible SH2-containing protein isoform X2, with translation MLFSWSRSDMILCLQGSQPLVGEQKIGRLSLASFPALLSEQIMQPLAIEACQEETPPTVLVTPHLEISHLPSTPRARDPEEDLLCIAKTFSFLRESGWYWGSITACEAKQQLLKMPEGTFLVRDSTHPSYLFTLSVKTNRGPTNVRIEYSDSKFRLDTNCLSKPRILAFPDVVSLVQHYVLSCTAEHRGEAPAPSSAPLVPKEPAAVHLKLIQPLKRKDKASSLQHLCRLRINQCVPPVAAGELPLPRRMVEFLQRYPFQL, from the exons ATGCTTTTCTCCTGGTCCCGGTCGGACATGATCCTCTGCCTTCAAGG GTCACAGCCTTTGGTGGGTGAGCAGAAGATCGGACGGCTGTCGTTGGCGAGCTTCCCTGCCCTCCTATCTGAACAGATAATGCAACCTCTGGCCATAGAGGCCTGCCAAGAAGAGACGCCTCCCACTGTCCTCGTGACCCCGCATCTGGAGATCAgtcatcttccatccaccccacggGCCCGCGACCCGGAGGAAGATCTGCTCTGCATTGCCAAGACATTCTCCTTCTTGAGGGAGTCAG GTTGGTACTGGGGTTCCATCACGGCCTGCGAAGCTAAGCAGCAACTTCTGAAGATGCCAGAGGGGACTTTTTTGGTGAGGGACAGCACCCATCCAAGTTACCTCTTCACTCTTTCTGTCAAGACCAACCGTGGGCCCACCAATGTCCGCATTGAGTATTCAGACAGCAAGTTCCGATTGGACACCAACTGCCTGTCCAAGCCACGTATACTCGCCTTCCCAGATGTTGTTAGCTTGGTGCAGCATTACGTCTTGTCTTGCACAGCGGAACATCGTGGAGAGGCACCGGCCCCTAGCTCCGCGCCACTTGTGCCCAAAGagcctgcagctgtgcacctaAAGCTCATCCAGCCCTTGAAACGCAAGGACAAGGCCTCCAGCCTTCAGCACCTCTGCCGACTACGCATCAACCAGTGTGTGCCCCCAGTAGCAGCCGGAGAGCTACCCCTGCCCAGGCGGATGGTGGAATTCCTGCAGCGATATCCCTTCCAGCTCTGA
- the CISH gene encoding cytokine-inducible SH2-containing protein isoform X1: MCKMALSGSPTAAFMEAGCQPVAQAPRAERPSVSQPLVGEQKIGRLSLASFPALLSEQIMQPLAIEACQEETPPTVLVTPHLEISHLPSTPRARDPEEDLLCIAKTFSFLRESGWYWGSITACEAKQQLLKMPEGTFLVRDSTHPSYLFTLSVKTNRGPTNVRIEYSDSKFRLDTNCLSKPRILAFPDVVSLVQHYVLSCTAEHRGEAPAPSSAPLVPKEPAAVHLKLIQPLKRKDKASSLQHLCRLRINQCVPPVAAGELPLPRRMVEFLQRYPFQL, translated from the exons ATGTGCAAGATGGCTCTGTCTGGCTCACCTACTGCAGCATTCATGGAAGCCGGCTGCCAGCCTGTGGCGCAAGCCCCGAGGGCAGAGAGACCTTCCGT GTCACAGCCTTTGGTGGGTGAGCAGAAGATCGGACGGCTGTCGTTGGCGAGCTTCCCTGCCCTCCTATCTGAACAGATAATGCAACCTCTGGCCATAGAGGCCTGCCAAGAAGAGACGCCTCCCACTGTCCTCGTGACCCCGCATCTGGAGATCAgtcatcttccatccaccccacggGCCCGCGACCCGGAGGAAGATCTGCTCTGCATTGCCAAGACATTCTCCTTCTTGAGGGAGTCAG GTTGGTACTGGGGTTCCATCACGGCCTGCGAAGCTAAGCAGCAACTTCTGAAGATGCCAGAGGGGACTTTTTTGGTGAGGGACAGCACCCATCCAAGTTACCTCTTCACTCTTTCTGTCAAGACCAACCGTGGGCCCACCAATGTCCGCATTGAGTATTCAGACAGCAAGTTCCGATTGGACACCAACTGCCTGTCCAAGCCACGTATACTCGCCTTCCCAGATGTTGTTAGCTTGGTGCAGCATTACGTCTTGTCTTGCACAGCGGAACATCGTGGAGAGGCACCGGCCCCTAGCTCCGCGCCACTTGTGCCCAAAGagcctgcagctgtgcacctaAAGCTCATCCAGCCCTTGAAACGCAAGGACAAGGCCTCCAGCCTTCAGCACCTCTGCCGACTACGCATCAACCAGTGTGTGCCCCCAGTAGCAGCCGGAGAGCTACCCCTGCCCAGGCGGATGGTGGAATTCCTGCAGCGATATCCCTTCCAGCTCTGA
- the CISH gene encoding cytokine-inducible SH2-containing protein isoform X3, which yields MQPLAIEACQEETPPTVLVTPHLEISHLPSTPRARDPEEDLLCIAKTFSFLRESGWYWGSITACEAKQQLLKMPEGTFLVRDSTHPSYLFTLSVKTNRGPTNVRIEYSDSKFRLDTNCLSKPRILAFPDVVSLVQHYVLSCTAEHRGEAPAPSSAPLVPKEPAAVHLKLIQPLKRKDKASSLQHLCRLRINQCVPPVAAGELPLPRRMVEFLQRYPFQL from the exons ATGCAACCTCTGGCCATAGAGGCCTGCCAAGAAGAGACGCCTCCCACTGTCCTCGTGACCCCGCATCTGGAGATCAgtcatcttccatccaccccacggGCCCGCGACCCGGAGGAAGATCTGCTCTGCATTGCCAAGACATTCTCCTTCTTGAGGGAGTCAG GTTGGTACTGGGGTTCCATCACGGCCTGCGAAGCTAAGCAGCAACTTCTGAAGATGCCAGAGGGGACTTTTTTGGTGAGGGACAGCACCCATCCAAGTTACCTCTTCACTCTTTCTGTCAAGACCAACCGTGGGCCCACCAATGTCCGCATTGAGTATTCAGACAGCAAGTTCCGATTGGACACCAACTGCCTGTCCAAGCCACGTATACTCGCCTTCCCAGATGTTGTTAGCTTGGTGCAGCATTACGTCTTGTCTTGCACAGCGGAACATCGTGGAGAGGCACCGGCCCCTAGCTCCGCGCCACTTGTGCCCAAAGagcctgcagctgtgcacctaAAGCTCATCCAGCCCTTGAAACGCAAGGACAAGGCCTCCAGCCTTCAGCACCTCTGCCGACTACGCATCAACCAGTGTGTGCCCCCAGTAGCAGCCGGAGAGCTACCCCTGCCCAGGCGGATGGTGGAATTCCTGCAGCGATATCCCTTCCAGCTCTGA